A single genomic interval of Oryza sativa Japonica Group chromosome 7, ASM3414082v1 harbors:
- the LOC9269202 gene encoding protein VACUOLELESS GAMETOPHYTES — MATDAHITHFAHPQHRLLKTPYSSASRHVCDICEAKLSGLVGYRCNACDFDIHEACADYFKETISFFAHPWHTLTLCRMPPENKGWVCDLCMEHCPPGNFVYRCIQCKFDVHPLCTLLPQTIRSPLHPHHDLNMVPSSGHCNACPERLPVWHYICGPCTSPSYRLHIGCVSGAPSGVGQGSGSTTNQNNSSSRGQGTGNTSSGANQTTSDARNTTAVVERSRSTSVSKFLLKKSFMIAIDLATGGLASPVLDVLQAVLD, encoded by the coding sequence ATGGCAACTGATGCCCACATAACACACTTCGCCCATCCACAACACCGCCTTCTCAAGACCCCGTACAGCAGCGCCTCGCGCCATGTCTGCGACATCTGCGAAGCCAAGCTCTCCGGCCTCGTCGGCTACCGCTGCAACGCctgcgacttcgacatccatgAGGCGTGCGCCGACTACTTCAAGGAGACCATCTCCTTCTTCGCCCACCCGTGGCACACCCTCACGCTCTGCCGCATGCCTCCTGAGAATAAAGGATGGGTATGTGACCTCTGCATGGAGCATTGTCCCCCAGGAAATTTCGTGTACCGCTGCATCCAGTGCAAGTTCGACGTGCACCCCCTGTGCACGTTGCTCCCTCAGACGATCCGCAGCCCGCTTCACCCACACCACGACCTCAACATGGTACCTTCTTCAGGGCACTGCAATGCTTGCCCTGAACGTTTGCCCGTGTGGCACTACATCTGTGGCCCTTGTACGTCTCCGTCTTATCGGCTACATATCGGGTGCGTCTCTGGCGCGCCAAGCGGTGTCGGTCAGGGTAGCGGCAGCACCACCAACCAGAACAACAGTAGCAGCCGTGGCCAGGGCACCGGCAACACCAGCAGCGGTGCCAACCAAACTACCAGTGATGCTCGGAACACTACTGCTGTTGTTGAGCGGAGCCGCAGCACTAGCGTCAGCAAGTTTCTCCTCAAGAAAAGCTTCATGATAGCGATTGACCTAGCAACCGGCGGGCTGGCATCGCCGGTGCTCGACGTCCTTCAAGCGGTCCTCGATTAA
- the LOC4343875 gene encoding DNA polymerase II subunit B4 isoform X1, which translates to MRPIKSPTAYPNTASPGPPRRAVPPPTPHFPSRRAAVLFSGRASAARRGSPPRSTSVPPPDGVPGPRERPGEAGRRVRLRPPGQAHPPRGFPENDDKEIERYSDRKRKTHSKREALASYLILTPANFPVELVQGSKRGQPSSKKLRWDRSSDDQAFEVFEKLEEKHKDGDKKTEKDGDDEDEHEEEEVEEENSDDDYNQNIEFDDDDDDWNQEEEAHEDYYD; encoded by the exons ATGAGGCCCATAAAAAGCCCAACCGCCTACCCTAACACAGCCAGCCCGGGACCACCACGCCGCGCGgtaccgccgccgacgccgcacttcccctcgcgccgcgccgctgttCTCTTCTCCGGCCGCGCTTCTGCCGCGCGGAGAGGTTCGCCGCCTCGATCGACATCCGTCCCCCCTCCAGATGGCGTCCCGGGGCCGCGGGAGAGGCCGGgggaggcggggaggagggTACGGCTTCGACCACCCGGCCAAGCACACCCCCCACGAGGATTTCCCG AGAATGATGATAAAGAGATTGAAAGGTATTCTGATAGGAAACGTAAGACACATTCCAAACGTGAAGCTCTTGCGTCATATCTTATACTAACTCCTGCAAATTTCCCTGTGGAACTAGTGCAAG gTTCTAAGCGAGGACAGCCAAGCAGTAAGAAGCTGCGTTGGGATAGAAGCTCAG ATGATCAGGCATTTGAAGTTTTTGAGAAGCTTGAAGAGAAGCACAAG GACGGAGACAAGAAAACAGAAAAGGATGGGGATGATGAGGATGAACATGAAGAGGAAGAAGTAGAAGAGGAGAATTCAGATGATGATTATAATCAG AATATCGAGTttgatgacgacgatgatgactgGAACCAAGAGGAGGAAGCAC ATGAAGACTACTATGATTAG
- the LOC4343875 gene encoding uncharacterized protein isoform X2 gives MASRGRGRGRGRRGGGYGFDHPAKHTPHEDFPDITLPEMTCARATMEEKALIQSTLKFEDFWKTSCYHLEEDVPKKKNDDKEIERYSDRKRKTHSKREALASYLILTPANFPVELVQGSKRGQPSSKKLRWDRSSDDQAFEVFEKLEEKHKDGDKKTEKDGDDEDEHEEEEVEEENSDDDYNQNIEFDDDDDDWNQEEEAHEDYYD, from the exons ATGGCGTCCCGGGGCCGCGGGAGAGGCCGGgggaggcggggaggagggTACGGCTTCGACCACCCGGCCAAGCACACCCCCCACGAGGATTTCCCG GACATCACCCTGCCGGAGATGACGTGCGCCAGGGCGACCATGGAGGAGAAGGCTCTGATACAGTCCACCTTGAAATTTGAGGATTTCTGGAAGACTTCTTGCTACCACCTGGAGGAGGATGTCCCCAAGAAAA AGAATGATGATAAAGAGATTGAAAGGTATTCTGATAGGAAACGTAAGACACATTCCAAACGTGAAGCTCTTGCGTCATATCTTATACTAACTCCTGCAAATTTCCCTGTGGAACTAGTGCAAG gTTCTAAGCGAGGACAGCCAAGCAGTAAGAAGCTGCGTTGGGATAGAAGCTCAG ATGATCAGGCATTTGAAGTTTTTGAGAAGCTTGAAGAGAAGCACAAG GACGGAGACAAGAAAACAGAAAAGGATGGGGATGATGAGGATGAACATGAAGAGGAAGAAGTAGAAGAGGAGAATTCAGATGATGATTATAATCAG AATATCGAGTttgatgacgacgatgatgactgGAACCAAGAGGAGGAAGCAC ATGAAGACTACTATGATTAG